Proteins from one Paenibacillus sp. J23TS9 genomic window:
- a CDS encoding manganese efflux pump: MFETSAGLGQLITILIMAAALGMDAFSLGIGIGMKGIRLLHVLKISVLIGFFHILMPLLGIFTGQYVSSLLGQVTTYAAGGLLILLGGHMIFNSLKSGDTRMIDHRSLLGMILFSLSVSVDSFSVGVSLGMFRSNLILTVLAFGICGGAMSVMGLLLGRRVSRNLGDFGEALGGVILLAFGLAFIF; this comes from the coding sequence ATGTTTGAGACATCTGCCGGTTTAGGGCAGCTGATTACGATTCTGATTATGGCCGCCGCTTTGGGAATGGACGCCTTTTCCTTGGGAATCGGTATCGGTATGAAGGGGATTCGCCTGCTGCATGTGCTTAAAATCAGCGTGCTCATCGGATTTTTTCATATCCTGATGCCGCTTCTGGGCATATTCACCGGTCAATATGTAAGCTCTTTGCTCGGACAGGTAACCACTTATGCCGCGGGCGGGTTGCTAATTTTGCTTGGTGGTCATATGATATTTAACTCGTTGAAAAGCGGGGATACCCGGATGATTGATCACCGTTCACTGCTGGGTATGATCTTGTTTTCTTTGAGCGTGAGCGTGGATTCCTTTTCTGTCGGGGTTTCGCTCGGAATGTTCCGAAGCAATCTGATTCTTACCGTCTTGGCCTTTGGCATCTGCGGAGGTGCAATGTCGGTGATGGGACTCCTGCTGGGCAGGAGAGTAAGCCGCAATTTGGGAGATTTCGGGGAGGCGCTGGGAGGCGTGATCCTTTTGGCATTTGGCCTGGCCTTTATCTTTTGA
- the prfA gene encoding peptide chain release factor 1: MLDRLQALADRYEKLSELLCDPDVVNDSKRLREYSKEQSDLQPAFEAYTEYKTVTEELDAAKVMQGEKLDDDMREMVKMEIDELSARQTELDERIRVLLLPKDPNDDKNVIVEIRGAAGGDEAALFASDLYRMYTRYADNQGWRVELMDANTSDLGGFKEVIFMINGRGAYSKMKYESGAHRVQRIPATESGGRIHTSTSTVAVMPEVEDFDIEIHDKDIRVDTFCSSGAGGQSVNTTKSAVRVTHVPTGIVATCQDGKSQNSNKEKALQVLRARIFDMKRQEEEAKYAGERKSKVGTGDRSERIRTYNFPQSRVTDHRIGLTLHKLDQVMNGEIEEIISALNIAEQADIMEKGE, from the coding sequence TTGTTGGACAGATTACAAGCCTTGGCAGACCGCTATGAAAAGCTTAGCGAGCTGCTGTGTGATCCTGATGTTGTGAATGACAGCAAGCGACTTCGGGAATATTCCAAAGAACAATCCGACTTACAGCCCGCATTCGAGGCGTATACTGAATATAAAACTGTAACTGAAGAGCTGGATGCCGCGAAAGTCATGCAGGGAGAAAAGCTTGATGATGACATGCGTGAAATGGTGAAAATGGAAATCGATGAGCTGTCTGCCCGCCAGACGGAGCTCGATGAACGCATTCGCGTATTGCTGCTACCAAAGGATCCTAATGATGATAAGAACGTTATCGTCGAAATCCGTGGAGCAGCCGGCGGAGACGAAGCAGCGCTGTTTGCTTCCGACCTGTACCGTATGTACACACGTTATGCCGATAATCAGGGATGGCGCGTGGAGCTGATGGACGCGAACACGAGTGATCTCGGCGGTTTTAAAGAGGTTATCTTCATGATTAACGGACGCGGCGCGTACAGTAAAATGAAGTACGAAAGCGGCGCGCACCGCGTGCAGCGTATTCCGGCGACCGAATCGGGCGGACGGATCCATACGTCAACGTCAACGGTAGCGGTAATGCCTGAGGTTGAGGACTTTGATATTGAAATTCATGATAAGGATATCCGCGTGGACACGTTCTGCTCGAGCGGCGCAGGCGGACAGTCCGTTAATACGACCAAGTCAGCCGTGCGTGTAACGCATGTTCCGACGGGCATCGTGGCGACCTGTCAGGACGGCAAATCGCAGAACTCGAACAAGGAAAAAGCGCTGCAGGTGCTTCGTGCCCGGATCTTCGATATGAAGCGTCAGGAAGAAGAAGCGAAATATGCCGGCGAGCGTAAAAGCAAGGTCGGCACCGGTGACCGCAGTGAACGGATCCGCACCTATAACTTCCCGCAAAGCCGTGTGACAGATCATCGGATCGGACTTACACTGCATAAGCTGGATCAGGTGATGAACGGTGAGATCGAAGAAATCATTTCCGCGCTGAACATTGCTGAACAAGCGGATATTATGGAAAAAGGGGAATAA
- the ychF gene encoding redox-regulated ATPase YchF, with translation MALKAGIVGLPNVGKSTLFNAITQAGVESANYPFCTIDPNVGIVEVPDERLDKLTELVKPNKTVPTAFEFVDIAGLVRGASKGEGLGNKFLAHIREVDAIVHVVRCFEDENITHVDGKVDPVSDIQTINLELILADLESVDKRIDRSRKNMKGGNKQYEQEVAVLERVKEALYNDQPARSIELTDDEKAIVRDLHLLTLKPVLYAANVSEDEVSEADNNPYVQQVRDFAAAENAEVVPISAKVEAEIAELEGEDKAMFLEELGLEESGLNRLIKAAYRLLGLYTYFTAGVQEVRAWTIRKGMKAPQAAGVIHTDFERGFIRAEVVSYDDLVAAGTMNVAKERGQLRLEGKEYVVADGDVMHFRFNV, from the coding sequence ATGGCTTTGAAAGCAGGTATCGTGGGGCTGCCGAACGTTGGCAAATCCACGTTGTTTAATGCAATTACGCAGGCGGGGGTAGAATCCGCCAACTATCCATTTTGTACGATTGATCCGAATGTAGGTATCGTTGAGGTGCCGGATGAGCGTCTGGACAAGCTGACCGAACTGGTGAAGCCGAACAAAACCGTTCCAACGGCTTTTGAATTTGTGGACATTGCGGGTCTGGTACGCGGTGCAAGCAAAGGCGAAGGACTTGGCAACAAGTTTCTTGCCCATATCCGTGAAGTCGATGCCATCGTTCATGTCGTGAGATGCTTTGAAGACGAGAACATCACTCATGTTGACGGTAAGGTTGACCCTGTCAGCGACATCCAGACCATTAACCTGGAGCTGATTCTTGCCGATCTGGAGAGCGTAGACAAGCGTATCGATCGTTCCCGCAAGAACATGAAGGGCGGCAACAAGCAGTATGAGCAGGAAGTAGCTGTGCTCGAACGCGTGAAGGAAGCCCTTTATAACGATCAGCCTGCCCGCAGCATAGAACTGACAGATGACGAAAAGGCCATTGTCCGTGATCTGCATCTGCTGACCCTGAAGCCTGTTCTCTACGCGGCAAATGTCAGCGAAGATGAAGTTTCCGAAGCCGATAACAATCCGTATGTGCAGCAGGTCAGAGACTTCGCCGCGGCTGAAAATGCCGAAGTTGTGCCGATCAGCGCCAAGGTTGAGGCTGAAATCGCTGAGCTTGAAGGGGAAGACAAGGCCATGTTCCTGGAGGAGCTGGGTCTGGAAGAATCAGGTCTGAACCGTCTGATCAAAGCAGCATACCGCTTGCTGGGTCTGTACACATACTTTACAGCTGGTGTGCAGGAAGTCCGTGCATGGACCATCCGCAAAGGAATGAAGGCTCCACAGGCAGCAGGTGTCATTCATACGGACTTTGAGCGCGGCTTTATTCGTGCCGAGGTGGTTTCTTATGATGATCTGGTTGCAGCAGGTACCATGAATGTAGCCAAAGAGCGCGGCCAGCTCCGCCTTGAAGGTAAAGAATATGTCGTTGCTGACGGCGATGTCATGCATTTCCGTTTCAACGTGTAA
- a CDS encoding FtsW/RodA/SpoVE family cell cycle protein: MLQKFKRMDMSIILILLALMAFSLFSIYSVTTGRAKIGHYTERMAIYYAVGFVAFLGFSLVSYKLLIKYALYIYLFGLMLLVLVLFIGNEYYGAKGWMTLPGGLSLQPAELFKLFLIIFLSYMLLRKRKNKLSFWRDVVPLGMLTLVPWLLVMAQNDLGNALSYMMILAGLLWIGNIKYTHALIALVVAFAAIFSGIQAYIHYHDQAVKLISEDLGKKHWIARFDPWLVPDQASRDVSWQTYNAKLAIGSGGIEGKGYMKGTTIQSERVPLAYADSIFVQVAEEYGFIGSSVLLLLYFILIHRLVLIAADCRDRAGPYLITGIITMFVYQIFVNIGAFIGLMPLTGITLPFISYGGTSLLINMMSIGIVMSIRIHGQEEEDPFPLPETPVEGGWISRTFQHIRNGFIRN; this comes from the coding sequence ATGCTGCAGAAATTCAAACGAATGGATATGTCCATCATCCTGATCCTGCTGGCACTTATGGCTTTCAGCCTGTTTTCCATTTACAGTGTTACCACGGGCAGGGCAAAGATCGGGCACTATACGGAACGCATGGCTATTTATTACGCTGTCGGATTCGTGGCCTTTTTGGGTTTCTCGCTGGTCAGCTATAAGCTGCTGATCAAGTATGCTTTATATATTTATCTCTTTGGCCTCATGCTGCTGGTGCTGGTGCTGTTCATCGGCAATGAGTATTACGGAGCCAAAGGATGGATGACGCTGCCGGGTGGCCTCAGTCTGCAGCCTGCGGAATTGTTCAAGCTGTTTCTCATTATTTTCTTATCGTATATGCTGCTGCGAAAGCGCAAAAACAAGCTTTCCTTCTGGCGTGATGTGGTGCCGCTTGGTATGTTGACGCTTGTACCATGGCTTCTGGTCATGGCGCAAAACGATCTGGGCAACGCGCTCAGCTACATGATGATCCTGGCCGGGCTGCTCTGGATTGGCAATATCAAATATACGCATGCGCTCATCGCGTTGGTCGTGGCCTTCGCTGCCATTTTCAGCGGCATTCAGGCATATATCCATTATCATGACCAGGCGGTCAAGCTGATTAGTGAGGATTTGGGCAAAAAGCACTGGATTGCGCGTTTTGATCCATGGCTTGTGCCGGACCAAGCTTCGCGGGATGTCAGTTGGCAGACCTATAATGCGAAGCTGGCCATCGGTTCGGGCGGCATCGAAGGCAAGGGCTACATGAAAGGCACCACGATTCAGTCCGAAAGGGTGCCGCTGGCCTACGCCGATTCCATATTCGTTCAAGTGGCCGAGGAATACGGGTTTATTGGTTCATCGGTTCTGCTGCTTTTATATTTTATCCTGATCCATCGTCTGGTTCTGATCGCAGCCGATTGCCGCGACCGGGCTGGGCCTTACCTGATTACGGGGATTATCACCATGTTCGTCTACCAGATTTTTGTGAACATCGGCGCCTTCATCGGCCTGATGCCGCTCACGGGCATTACGCTTCCTTTTATCAGCTACGGTGGAACCTCGCTTCTCATCAATATGATGAGTATCGGGATTGTCATGAGCATCCGCATCCATGGACAGGAAGAGGAGGATCCGTTTCCGCTGCCGGAAACACCGGTGGAGGGGGGCTGGATCAGCAGAACCTTTCAGCATATCCGCAATGGATTTATCAGGAATTGA
- the spoIIR gene encoding stage II sporulation protein R codes for MHNEHEKEDRLRSLVKNTAIIFCIMFMLAMTWEAQKTDAAVAGGPIPQESIRLRILANSDNPDDQLVKRQIRDVVVAQMDSWVKDLENPQSLDEARTTIRQHLPELNDLVGRELEKKGIDYEYNVELGVVPFPTKLYGGTVYPAGNYEALRITLGTGKGQNWWCVLFPPLCFIDAGSGDAAAQPAAAKAETGKDQAAKVKKTAYTPEQAAGQAVNAEAAPVKASEPEVRFFLWDLFEGIANWLKSLF; via the coding sequence ATGCACAATGAACATGAAAAAGAGGACCGTCTCCGGTCATTGGTTAAGAATACTGCCATTATTTTTTGTATTATGTTTATGCTGGCCATGACTTGGGAAGCTCAGAAAACGGACGCGGCTGTGGCTGGCGGTCCTATTCCGCAGGAGTCCATACGTCTTCGCATTCTCGCTAATTCCGATAATCCGGATGATCAGCTGGTGAAACGCCAAATCCGCGATGTTGTGGTCGCTCAGATGGACAGCTGGGTCAAAGATCTGGAAAACCCGCAAAGTCTGGATGAGGCGCGTACAACGATCCGCCAGCATCTTCCCGAGCTGAATGATCTTGTAGGAAGAGAACTTGAGAAAAAGGGAATCGACTACGAATACAATGTTGAGCTAGGGGTCGTGCCGTTCCCGACGAAATTGTATGGTGGCACAGTCTATCCGGCAGGAAACTATGAAGCGCTGCGGATCACGCTCGGAACGGGCAAAGGCCAAAACTGGTGGTGCGTGCTGTTCCCGCCGCTTTGTTTCATCGACGCGGGCAGCGGTGATGCGGCAGCACAGCCTGCAGCAGCAAAAGCAGAGACAGGCAAAGATCAAGCCGCCAAAGTGAAGAAAACGGCGTATACCCCGGAGCAGGCCGCAGGACAAGCGGTGAACGCTGAAGCTGCACCGGTCAAAGCTTCAGAGCCGGAGGTTCGCTTTTTCCTCTGGGATCTGTTTGAAGGTATCGCGAACTGGTTAAAGTCATTGTTCTAA
- a CDS encoding FtsW/RodA/SpoVE family cell cycle protein, which yields MLQKLKKVDYVVVFILFVFMGISLMAIYSVTTGTKFEGSHIKMLEFYILAFIAFFGLIFLDYKLLVKYALYIYLFGILLLVAVNFLGSDVNGAQGWFKIGGFSLQPAELFKLLLIIFLTYLLMKRPKAKLSLWRDVLPIGGLTFIPFALVMLQNDLGNALSYVLILLGLLWVGNIKFLHAFLALIILAAVAVGGIFSYIHYHDNIEKFLNNIGRNHWTERIDPWLVPDKATAKASYHTKNAKLAIASGGMMGEGYMQGSSVQSGRVPYTYSDSIFVEIAEEFGFVGSSVVLLLYFILIHRLILICLECRDRAGPLLIVGVVSMMLYQIFENIGAFIGLMPLTGITLPFISYGGTSLLINMASIGIVMSVRVHGHEVSEDIIVPTPKISSTKHA from the coding sequence ATGCTTCAAAAGCTGAAAAAAGTGGATTATGTCGTTGTGTTCATACTTTTTGTATTCATGGGCATCAGTCTGATGGCAATATACAGCGTCACGACAGGGACCAAGTTTGAAGGCTCCCATATTAAAATGCTTGAGTTTTACATTTTAGCCTTCATCGCCTTTTTTGGATTGATTTTTTTGGACTATAAGCTGCTTGTCAAATATGCGCTCTATATTTATTTATTCGGGATTCTGCTGCTGGTAGCGGTCAATTTTCTGGGATCGGACGTCAACGGAGCGCAGGGCTGGTTCAAAATCGGGGGCTTCAGCCTGCAGCCTGCCGAGCTGTTCAAGCTGCTTCTGATTATCTTTCTGACCTACTTGCTGATGAAAAGGCCAAAGGCCAAGCTCTCTTTATGGAGAGACGTGCTGCCGATTGGCGGCTTGACATTCATACCGTTCGCGCTTGTCATGCTTCAAAATGACCTGGGGAATGCACTCAGCTACGTGTTGATCCTGCTCGGTCTCCTATGGGTAGGGAATATTAAGTTCCTGCATGCGTTCCTCGCTCTAATAATCCTGGCGGCGGTCGCCGTAGGCGGTATATTCTCGTATATTCACTATCACGACAATATCGAGAAGTTTCTGAACAATATCGGCCGTAATCACTGGACCGAGCGGATTGACCCTTGGCTGGTTCCGGATAAGGCGACGGCCAAAGCTTCGTATCATACCAAAAATGCGAAGCTCGCGATCGCTTCCGGCGGCATGATGGGCGAAGGTTACATGCAGGGCAGCTCGGTGCAGTCCGGCCGCGTACCCTATACGTACTCAGATTCGATCTTTGTTGAGATTGCCGAGGAGTTCGGATTTGTTGGATCTTCTGTCGTGCTGCTTCTGTATTTTATATTGATTCACCGCCTGATTCTGATCTGTCTGGAATGCCGGGATCGTGCAGGTCCGCTGCTGATTGTCGGCGTCGTTTCGATGATGCTCTATCAAATTTTTGAAAATATCGGCGCCTTCATCGGGCTGATGCCGCTGACGGGTATTACGCTGCCGTTTATCAGCTACGGCGGTACCTCGCTGCTTATCAATATGGCCAGTATCGGGATTGTCATGAGCGTCCGGGTTCATGGTCATGAGGTAAGTGAGGATATCATCGTCCCGACGCCGAAGATATCTTCAACGAAGCATGCTTGA
- a CDS encoding DUF4097 family beta strand repeat-containing protein, with the protein MNIPVNNAPPTVKVGRWTTAIGLIGIGVMILLQFNHVLSFEALKYVWPVLLILLGLEVVLANVIHSEKRVRLGGGSITILVLLLLVSAAQIVVPNWSSLFNQGYASTVQGSTEVGGSIKRVEILVDHGKINVTGTDDAKLSYDGRFRFRDVSSQEAADSKAKEKFKINASGDTLILQLEDNPDSFFSIGYTPDDEYLNVELPKALEVEVHTKNYSVKGEQLESGFTAVTTNSSITMENIKGSVAATTTNGSVHVTDIGGAAQIKSTNGSITLDQIAGALTAKTTNGSIKGASTIGGDWICSSTNGSIAFDIPQNTNAVIKAKTTNSSIKGDIPWSEESDDKKASASLGEGSHKVELSTTNGSIKVNYGA; encoded by the coding sequence ATGAACATCCCCGTTAATAATGCTCCACCCACCGTTAAAGTAGGGAGGTGGACCACAGCCATCGGTTTAATCGGCATTGGCGTCATGATTTTGCTGCAGTTCAACCATGTGCTTTCTTTTGAGGCGCTAAAATATGTGTGGCCTGTGCTGCTGATTCTCCTCGGCTTGGAGGTTGTACTGGCCAATGTCATTCACTCCGAAAAGCGGGTCCGTCTTGGGGGAGGGAGCATTACGATTCTGGTTCTGCTGCTGCTTGTCAGCGCCGCACAGATCGTCGTGCCGAATTGGAGCAGCTTGTTTAACCAAGGATATGCAAGTACCGTACAAGGATCCACGGAAGTCGGCGGCAGCATCAAGCGCGTTGAAATTCTGGTCGACCATGGAAAAATCAATGTGACCGGGACGGACGATGCCAAGCTTTCGTATGACGGTAGATTCCGCTTCCGGGATGTCTCCAGTCAGGAGGCGGCAGACAGCAAGGCGAAGGAAAAATTCAAAATCAATGCCTCGGGGGACACACTCATTCTACAGCTCGAAGACAACCCGGATTCATTCTTTAGTATCGGATACACCCCTGATGACGAATATTTGAATGTTGAGCTTCCCAAAGCGCTCGAGGTCGAGGTGCATACCAAGAATTACTCGGTTAAAGGAGAACAATTGGAATCGGGATTCACGGCCGTCACCACCAACTCGTCGATCACGATGGAAAACATCAAGGGAAGCGTTGCTGCAACAACGACCAACGGGTCCGTTCATGTGACTGACATCGGAGGAGCGGCTCAAATCAAATCCACCAACGGCTCCATTACGCTGGATCAGATCGCCGGCGCGTTAACGGCTAAGACAACGAACGGCTCCATCAAAGGTGCTTCAACCATCGGTGGAGATTGGATCTGCAGCAGCACGAATGGCAGCATTGCCTTCGACATTCCGCAAAACACCAATGCTGTTATTAAGGCAAAAACAACCAACTCCTCCATTAAGGGTGACATTCCCTGGAGCGAGGAAAGCGACGATAAGAAGGCCAGTGCCTCACTTGGTGAAGGCTCCCATAAGGTCGAGCTGTCGACTACCAATGGCAGCATTAAGGTGAATTACGGGGCATAG
- the prmC gene encoding peptide chain release factor N(5)-glutamine methyltransferase, which produces MSTKQTIREAFIEASSFLTVCGVTEPQRSAQLLLEHVLKLEGAAYFMALPEPFPAERREPWEQAVSRRGSGEPAQYITGEQEFYGLPFEVTPAVLIPRPETELLVEAVLTQAKRLWPQGAMPSGGASSEDGALRPLECADIGTGSGAIAVTLALQAPRWHVRASDISQGALQVAARNAAANGAQVAFLEGNLLEPFAGGWLDILVSNPPYIPAADIDGLQREVRDHEPRTALDGGTDGLGPYRLMMEQLPLLQAPPRLIGFELGQGQAQDVAELLRAAGHWDEIIIVPDLAGIERHVLGVSTRLR; this is translated from the coding sequence ATGTCGACAAAGCAAACGATACGGGAAGCCTTCATAGAGGCTTCCTCTTTTTTAACAGTATGCGGAGTCACGGAGCCGCAGCGCAGCGCCCAGCTGCTGCTGGAGCATGTGCTGAAGCTTGAGGGGGCTGCCTATTTCATGGCGCTGCCCGAGCCGTTCCCGGCAGAACGCAGAGAGCCGTGGGAGCAGGCCGTTTCACGCCGCGGTTCAGGGGAGCCGGCGCAGTATATAACGGGAGAGCAGGAGTTCTACGGCCTCCCGTTTGAAGTGACGCCGGCCGTGCTTATTCCGCGGCCGGAGACGGAGCTGCTTGTGGAGGCTGTGCTGACGCAAGCGAAGCGGCTGTGGCCGCAGGGCGCCATGCCAAGCGGCGGCGCCAGCAGCGAAGACGGCGCACTGCGCCCGCTCGAGTGCGCCGACATCGGCACCGGCAGCGGCGCGATCGCCGTCACGCTGGCGCTGCAGGCCCCGCGCTGGCATGTCCGTGCCAGCGATATCTCGCAAGGCGCGCTGCAGGTCGCCGCGCGCAACGCCGCTGCCAACGGCGCTCAGGTTGCCTTCCTGGAAGGCAACCTGCTTGAGCCGTTTGCAGGCGGTTGGTTGGACATCCTCGTGTCCAACCCGCCTTACATCCCTGCGGCCGACATTGACGGCCTGCAGCGGGAGGTGCGCGACCATGAGCCGCGCACCGCACTTGATGGCGGTACAGACGGCCTTGGGCCGTACCGCCTCATGATGGAGCAGCTGCCGCTGCTCCAAGCCCCGCCCCGGCTCATCGGATTTGAGCTCGGGCAGGGCCAGGCGCAGGATGTCGCAGAGCTCCTGCGCGCCGCGGGCCACTGGGACGAGATCATCATCGTCCCGGATCTGGCAGGTATTGAGCGCCATGTACTCGGCGTCTCGACGAGATTGCGTTAA
- a CDS encoding RNA polymerase sigma factor, with protein MQEEGRRLEELQWVRAVKAGHPEAYKFLVQRYQSMVYHVCLKITADDVSAKDLSQDIFMKAYSALPAFREDSSFSTWLYQIAVRKCLDWKRAHQREQARRSPGEVSENDWVTNETPEQIVLSEERSSKLRRIVDELAEPYRSAVQMYYFEQCSYQEIADRRGITAKTVESQLYRARAMMRKRGEELR; from the coding sequence ATGCAGGAGGAGGGGAGAAGACTGGAAGAGTTACAGTGGGTCCGGGCGGTCAAGGCCGGCCATCCGGAAGCCTATAAGTTTCTGGTGCAGCGTTATCAGAGTATGGTGTACCACGTGTGCCTGAAAATAACCGCCGATGACGTATCGGCCAAAGATTTATCGCAAGACATTTTTATGAAGGCTTACTCGGCGCTGCCCGCCTTCCGTGAAGATTCCTCCTTCTCCACCTGGCTCTACCAGATTGCCGTCCGTAAATGTCTCGACTGGAAACGCGCGCATCAGCGCGAGCAGGCACGGCGGAGTCCGGGAGAGGTAAGTGAGAACGATTGGGTAACGAATGAAACGCCTGAGCAGATCGTTTTGTCCGAGGAACGGAGCAGCAAGCTCCGAAGGATTGTCGACGAGCTGGCTGAGCCTTACCGGTCAGCCGTCCAGATGTATTATTTTGAACAATGCTCTTATCAGGAAATTGCCGACAGACGTGGAATTACAGCTAAAACGGTGGAATCCCAGCTGTACCGCGCAAGGGCTATGATGCGAAAGAGAGGAGAGGAATTACGATGA
- a CDS encoding L-threonylcarbamoyladenylate synthase — protein MPSTPYWLIDSETTAEPSELQESLKEAAELLRGGGVVAFPTETVYGLGADARLTSAVEAVFAAKGRPSDNPLIVHISKNEQLEGLVKQVSPAARKLMDAFWPGPLTVVLPVKPDVLSPRVTAGLDTVGIRMPDHPVALALIEESGCPVAAPSANRSGRPSPTLASHVLEDLGGLIDGIVDGGATGVGVESTVVQVLEDGSVTVLRPGGVTLEQLAQAAGVPVHLDPALLPESGSMSGQAPRAPGMKYTHYAPKGTLRIVTGEPAEVSEWIRRSLQEAAERGERTGILAFDEHIDSYRADCTESLGSLSDLGTAAHRLYAALRRMDEEQISFIVSEACPEDGLGAAIMNRLRKAAGQTVIHLGGRAR, from the coding sequence ATGCCTTCCACTCCATATTGGCTGATTGATTCGGAGACGACAGCCGAGCCCTCCGAGTTGCAGGAAAGTTTGAAGGAAGCGGCTGAACTGCTCCGTGGCGGGGGCGTGGTTGCTTTTCCGACAGAGACGGTCTACGGTCTTGGCGCGGACGCCCGCTTAACCTCTGCGGTGGAAGCGGTATTCGCGGCAAAGGGGAGACCGTCGGACAATCCCCTGATTGTCCATATATCCAAGAACGAACAGCTGGAGGGCCTGGTGAAGCAGGTGAGTCCTGCGGCACGGAAGCTGATGGATGCCTTTTGGCCTGGACCGCTGACGGTTGTGCTTCCGGTCAAGCCTGATGTGCTTTCGCCCCGCGTGACGGCAGGGCTGGATACGGTGGGCATCCGGATGCCGGATCATCCGGTAGCATTGGCCCTGATTGAGGAATCCGGCTGTCCGGTTGCTGCTCCAAGCGCGAACCGCTCCGGCCGTCCCAGCCCTACCCTCGCCAGCCACGTTCTAGAGGACCTCGGCGGTTTAATTGACGGGATTGTTGATGGCGGCGCGACAGGTGTAGGTGTGGAATCAACTGTCGTTCAGGTGCTGGAGGACGGCAGTGTTACCGTGCTTCGCCCCGGAGGCGTTACACTGGAGCAGCTGGCGCAGGCAGCCGGCGTGCCTGTCCATCTGGATCCTGCACTCCTGCCGGAATCGGGAAGCATGAGTGGGCAGGCACCAAGAGCGCCGGGGATGAAATATACTCACTACGCGCCCAAGGGAACGCTGCGCATTGTGACCGGAGAGCCGGCCGAAGTCTCGGAGTGGATCCGCCGCAGTCTGCAGGAAGCCGCAGAGCGTGGTGAACGGACGGGTATTCTGGCCTTCGATGAGCACATCGACAGTTACCGCGCCGATTGCACCGAGTCGCTTGGCAGTCTCTCTGATTTGGGTACGGCGGCGCATCGTTTATATGCCGCGCTGCGCCGCATGGATGAGGAGCAGATCAGCTTTATTGTATCCGAGGCTTGTCCGGAAGACGGGCTGGGAGCTGCTATTATGAACCGGCTCCGCAAGGCTGCCGGACAAACGGTGATCCATCTCGGAGGGAGAGCCCGCTAG
- a CDS encoding zf-HC2 domain-containing protein, producing the protein MKCEFIQYQLGAYSAGELPPESSLYIEKHLRTCPACQAWLEEVHEMARIWQEPELELDLPDIPDMTADIMNEIRQMPPLYKRQASRMKPKDSRRAMIAHFGLAACIAFCLFQFGVFEHLGTGITQATEIFSNSVDHILKEGKR; encoded by the coding sequence ATGAAATGCGAATTTATACAATACCAGCTGGGGGCTTATTCCGCCGGTGAACTGCCGCCCGAATCCTCCCTTTACATTGAAAAGCATCTTCGTACCTGTCCTGCATGCCAGGCTTGGCTCGAGGAGGTTCATGAGATGGCCCGCATCTGGCAGGAGCCTGAATTAGAGCTTGATCTTCCCGATATTCCCGATATGACCGCTGACATCATGAATGAAATCCGGCAGATGCCGCCGCTATATAAACGCCAGGCTTCGCGTATGAAGCCAAAGGATTCACGGAGAGCCATGATCGCCCATTTCGGACTGGCGGCATGCATAGCCTTCTGCCTGTTCCAGTTCGGCGTTTTCGAGCATTTGGGAACAGGTATTACGCAGGCAACGGAGATATTCTCCAATTCCGTGGACCATATTTTGAAGGAGGGTAAACGATGA